TAGGAAAAATGTTTGAGCTATTTCTTCTTCTCAATGGCCGCATATCTGACCAAAGGTTCTTTGCTGATTTAGTACCCTCATAAAAGCACACTACGTCATTAATGAAGACTTTGTACCAGGCACTACCATGTTGTCACAAAATATTGTCACATGAACTTAAATGCATACTCGTCATCATAataactatataataaataacaaaaattatgcATGTCTTTCTCTTTTGTTTTAGGTGTGAGTCAGGAACCACTGTCCCAGACAGGTATTCTGCTCTTCTGCCATTGGTCAGAAATTTGAAACTGAGAATGTGCCTTACCGATCCAGCCAATCGCAAAACAGCATTGCAGGTGCTGCGGCAGGCGGTTGCCAGAGGTGACGGGCGGCTGGAAGGACTTTCCATCAGTTGTGTGGGAAACACGCCTCTTTTTTATGCTGGTCAAGACCTGCAGCAAGGTTTAGTGGACATACTGACAAATGGGTCGTCCCTAACCGTGCTTGACCTAAGGGGTGTACCCTTCACCCTCAGCGACTCCTTTGTCAGGAGTGTAGCCATGCTTTGCCCTGCCCTGCATAGCCTTTACATCAACAATCACTCTCTGGTGTGTGGCGTTAATGCCGAAACGTTGCGGCAAGTGCTGAAATGCTGCCGGTCACTCAACGTTCTTGGAGTTTTTCAGGCTAGTCTGTCACAAGACGTCTTTAAAGATCTCATGTTGCCAGAGCGACCAGCACTAAAGAAACTAGAGCTCCGTTGCGAACGCTCGCTCAAATACACCGTGTCACTCTGTGACCAGATATGGTTAGAGTTGAAACTGAGACACCCGCATCTCTGGGTGGAACTTGTGCTGGACCACACCCTGCCTGAATTGCACGTTCCAGGGGTACTGCAACCCAACATCCCTGTCCGATGCCTTCGGCTGCTCACTTGGACTTTGCTGTTGGACGAAATCCGGATAGTCAGGCAGAGTTACGCAAAAACGTTAGAGATTTTGGAGGTGCAGACAATCCCGTCTGCTGAACTTAACGCGGAGCTGATAGCCTTAGCAAAGCAGTGCATCAGGCTTCAAGAGGTTCACTGTTATTGTGTGGTCTCGCAAGAAGTAATAACAGCGTTCATCACCAACTGTCCAAATCTTTGCAGATACACACTTAAAACACATAAAGAGCCTCACCCATGGTCCCCTAATAATCTACAGTAATGCTttcaagctaatcaaggtctaatCAAATAACTCCATTTGTGACGCTGATTATGTGAAATCCTTTAAATGTTCTTGTTTCCATTTGAGCTGACGATGCTCTTTGGATTATTCTCAGATCATACTGGGGAATGTGATCATCAGGTTGTAGCTCAAATGCTGTCACTACAGCAAAAGCGAGAAAACAAATACTGAGATGTTAAGAAAATCATGTACATTTTACTTCACTCAAATAAATTTCActaaaatcaatcaaatataaaatagtattctgtcatcacttattcagcctcatgttattccaaacctgtacaacttacactaccagtcaaaagtttttgaacagtaagatttttaatggttttaaagtctcttctgctcactaaggctgcatttatttgatccaaagtgcagtaaaaacagtaaaatttgtaagatatttactatttaaaataaccgtttttcatgtgaatatattttaaaatatcatttattcctgtgatttcaaagctgatttttaagcatcaaaaaacatttattattattattatgttgaaaacagcggagtagaatttttttcatgtttctttaatgaatagaaagttcagaagaacaacatgtATCTAAATAGCAATATTTTGTACCATTGCAAAGGTTTTTATCATCtattctgatcaatttaaagcatccttgctagataaaagtattaatttctataatttctttccccaagaaaaaaaatactgactgcatagtgtataatgttacaaaagcttttttatttcaggtaaatgctgatctttggatttttttattcaaagaatcctgaaaaaatgtactaaactgttttaaacaataataaaaataataataatgtttcttgaacagcaaatcagcatattagaatgatttctgaaggatcatgtgacactgaagactggagtaatgatgatgaaaagtTAGCTttgatgacaggaataaattatattttaaaatacattcaaatagcaaacaattattttaaattgtaaaaatattttcaaaatttagcttttttgcatgacttcaaatcaaataaatgtaggtcTGGTGAGGccacttcttaaaaaaaaaaaaaaaaaaaacattaaaaacttttgactggtagtgtaatttttttttttttttttaacagagcacaaaaaagatattttgaatgtgGGAACACTGGGAACCAAACAACACTGGAGCCCACCGACTTccattgtattaaaataataataataataataataataatctcaaAATGTTCTTGTATGttccaaaaattaaagtttgtatACAGTCAGGTATACATAATGACGATGAATTACCTAAAATATAACCGTTTTCACTAAGGTTCTCAGACTGAGACAAAGGATGGCGTTTTAACACCTGTTATAGTTCCGTGATATAATAGAAAGGGCTTCAAACGAACACAGATGTCATTGTTCATGtgttaattattaacatttattgacATCAGAGCACAATCGCTCTTCTAACAACCAAAtgattacatttcattttgagaCTTCATCACACCTAACACTGAATTCTTTGTAGTTGGAAGTGAAATTTAcacattcaaaaatgaaagtgccttttatatttcaaacttatttttgtgtgtgtatattgaGCTCAAAATGTTATGAAATGTATGTCCAATGCACTCTGCTTTCGCATACTCACACACAGTCAGTCAGCCAGCCaatcaaacatttgattttctcTCATCATTCATAGTAGTTAAAAGAGAAGTCATAGAATGCCATGGTATTCTGAGAAGAAAGTTGGCTGGAACTGCTATTATTGATATGCTTGATGAACTTGAGGGTGTCTTTGTCTCTGTAAACCAGAGCGAGGGAGTTATCTTCAGGATACACTGTCAGAagctagagaaaaaaaaacacagtgtcAACAAAAGGAATAATATGCACTAGTCTGCTGTGTTTGCatatgttataatataataaatcagtaaatgAAAACCTGACATTGTGTGACACCATCACTTACCTCCTCATCTTCATCATGTGCAATATAAGACGTAAATCCTCCAAACTCTGACTTCcaccctgacaaaaaaaaaaacaggctgtGATATGCTTTTGCACTTTTTCAACCCTTTGTTCCTCAATCCAAACACTTATGAACTAATAGCAAAAAGGACAAATGCAAATGTCATATTTCATACCCGCACAGCCCATGTGAAGCTGAAGATCCAATGCATACTCTCTTTTGACAGAGTCATGTAACAATGTATAGTCTCCATGCGCCCAGCGACGCAGTTCTCCTACACAAGTAGGAGGTCCTGCAAAAGAAAACACaggtaaaatgtaaaaattatctaaaaactgaatttagCAAAAAAACCATGCACACACTGATCACCTTTCTCTTTCTTCTCAGTTGATGAAGCAGCAGCATCAGTACTGGAGCCTCCTGCTTGTGTATTTCCCTCCCCACCTCCATTGTCTGTCTCACTCTTTTCATCTTCGTTCTCGCTCTCATCCTCATCGCCGCACAGATAGTGTAGACGGAGACCGGTCAAGTTGGATAAGAGGATGAAGAATGACTCAGAGGAGAGGAGTTCCCAGCACTCCTGTACACATGATGGGATGCTCTGCATATCTGCACGTCCATAACACCTAAACCCAGTGACAGGCATTAATACATGAGCATATAAATATCACATCAAAGCAGAAAGAgattaatagttaaaatattatcAAACAAAATACGGGTGGTTTGGATCTCACCTCTTGTTGGGTGGCCCCTTCCTCTCCCACTGGATTTCAGACGACTGCAGTGCACTGCGCACCTGCCTCAGTTTCTCCTCCTGAGAGTTAAAGGGCAAAATTAAGGATATCAGCATTAGAGATACTTTGAAGTGTGTGGAAATAGATTATGTAAGAGTTTCTGATAAAGGAAGGAGAATACAATGTACAGTAAGGTTGCATTAGGTTGTAGATTAAACAGATAGATCTGAATGCACGCTTGCATTTGGTCATAAGAAATAAGCGGGAtttaatcatacaaaatgtttgGAGAAGTCTAGGGCTGTTACTTACACGGTTATTTCGGTAATTGAGTAATTGGTCGATTATTTTgacgattaatcaagtaatcagataattaaaattgttttttattgtaataaaaatagacctaagagAACAACAgactttaaaatgacataaaatcatatttaatagCAATGGGGCAATACTAAttggttcaaataaagtaccaaaagctagtaatcatatggtttttttgaacaaagctgttaaaatacataatattttacaaacaatGGAACTAATGTATATTTCACATTGTAACAAATGACTGCAAAGGGCATCAACAGcttgacgattgtttttacactttactgcacgatctaattcttgtttaatattgattaaataatatttaattcaaattttcaCTTAATCTTTGATATATGCCATTTCTTCATGACAGAAATGCTGCAGCCActacaatttcttaaaaatgtggacatcaaaacatgtaaactgAGAGTGAGGGTTTTacctaaataattaaatgtaaatatgaccctggaccacaaaaccagtcagatttataaatcaactgaaagctgaataaataagctttccattgatgtattgtctgttaagataggacaatatttggtcgagatagaactatttggaaatctgagggtgcaaaaaaacaaacaaaaaaacatcaaaatattgagaaaaatcacctccaaatgaagttcttagcaatgcatattactaattacgttttgatatatttacggtaggaaatttacaaaatatcttcatggaacatgattacttaatatcttttgtttttgataaaaaaattttatcattttgacccatgcagtatatttttggctattgctacaaatacacccgtgctacttaagactggttttgtggtccagggtcacaaataatcaaagcacatatattaaacctgcattgcatatatttaattgaatcgtatcatttgtgaattcacaatagcattatgctttattatgattttgtaTGAGCTTAATATaatcatgcagccttggaagcctaaaaatgcatttcatggaTTCTCATTTGTGGAATGCGCCAAATCGGGTATTTTGCTGGTTACTCGATGCAGGGAAACTGTAGTTGAGAAACTCGAATTGAATCGAGGAATCATGACAGCCCTAGAGAAGTCCAACATATGTTACTAGAGAGAAATCTGTCTTTCTGGAGGATAGAGTTTAGacattttaataagaaaattaTGAGGTCAaaacgatttaaaaaaaataaattaattaaacagatGCATGgatcaataacatgcatttagaaaatagatGATACTGAATTTCCACTTAAcattaatttagatttaaaaatccCTCATTCATCCAAAAACACTAAAGTTAGCAAATTCCATATTCTTGCACGCAGAGTCTGGAAATGTGATTCTTATAAAtgtgcaaaattataaataagTAACAGacacttaattatttaaaacttacTCTGACTGCATGCCTCTAGTGTAGGCATGGGACATGTCACTATATTTCACATCTACAGGAATTTCTCCTTTGCATCAATTATACATGGACAACAGCACAGGCTAAAAGGGCCTTATAAAAGCATCTTCTGCCAGAGTTTATTGAACAGTTAATATACACAATTGTATTGCCAAACCCTGATGTACATATGTACGTTAACTATACCTGAAGAttgtgtaattaataataatgatgatgactGACCTGTAAGAAACTAGGCAAGCAAATCTCAGAACTCTCTTCGAATTCCTGCTGTACCCGAGCCTGATAGCGAGGATCCAGGTACATCTCATTCACCCACTCAAAGAGCACACTCTCCTATAACAAACACACTGTGATTCAGATACAGGCTGAGTTGATCATGTCACAAATCAAAAACGCTCTCTCACGCTAACTTACATCTCTGGGGATGTGAGTGTGACGGGGAACTGGGGGTTCAATGTAGCGTGAGGGTCTTGGTAGGGACGGGCCATGAAACCAACCGCTCAGAGATAAACGGCATTTCTCCTCAGAAAGAACCTCTGCCACCTAAGAGAGACAAGATTACAGTTCAGTTCTTTAAAGCAGATGTAAATCATTAATGAATGGACAACCAATCCTGCAGACCAATGCTATGATTGTTAAAAagacacaaaagaagattttttGAAGAGGGAGGACAATTCTTTTAACtagaactaaaactaataaaaatcatATGGAATTGACATAACACTGAGTTAGACAAAAAACGTAAACttgaaaaaactaaaacattaaaaaaattaaaagaaaagaaaaatgaaagcataaataaaaccttaatacagaatattacagatcaagtagaccaatAACGTTGTCTTGTGTAATAATGAAAACTAAACAAGGGctttgacaaaaactttctttaaatactttaaatactggcaaatcagttttaaaaattacagataccgataaccataaaaatccttgataatcggtcgacccctaactataatattataaaaatcatCTTAAAACAACACATCTTCTGACTACCTGGTGGAAGGAGACGGGGGacacctcaaaaaacatcagagAATTCCAGCAAGGAAGCAGAGACTTGACAACACTCACAGGCTGACAGTGTTCTGTGAAACACACAAAATTATAATCAACTAAGAAACAAACAATTAATTACATTGACACATGGTTCTTGTGCATGATTAatttgtacactaccagtcaaaagtttttgaacttttttttaaaagtctcttctgctcaccaagcctgcatttttttgatctcaagtacagcaaaaacaaaattttgaaatatttttactatttaaaataactgctttctatttgaatatattttaaaatgcaatttattcctgtgatttcaaagctgaatttttagcatcattactccagtcatatgatcctttagaaataattctaatattcagatttgctgtgCAAAAAGTCTATTATTGTggacatttattattgttattatgctgaaaatagctgatcaatttttttttcaggtttctttgatgaaggttcagaagaacagcatttatctgaaaaagaaatattttaatattataaatgcctttatcatcactttggatcaatttaaagcatccttgctaaataaaattattaatttctatacatttttttctcccccaaaattacactgactccaagctatggtatagtatataatgctacaaaagttttttttttttttattttagataaatgctgatctttggatctttctattcatcaaagaattctgaaaaaatgtactcaactgtttaaataataataataataataataataataaataacgcTTCTTAaacggcaaatcagcatattagaatgatttatgaaggatcatgtgacactgaagactggagtaatgcagaaaattttgctttaatcacaggaataaaatacgttttaaaaaatactcaaatagaaaagagttattttaaatagtaaaaatatttaacagtattactgtttttgctgtattttggaacaaataaatgcaggcttggtgagcagaagagaattctttaaaaaaaaaaaacaccttattGCAAAGAAGAAAAATTATCTTCTGAtaatctttcaaaaacatctagtaactttttttgttgaatATCATGTTTCAACCAAAATTAACAGTTTCACGTTGACTCAGATGGCATGATTtaactttaataattttatgctCTTGTATCACACACCGTCAGTGCTGAACAGGTCCAGCATCCCTCCATCTTTCACCTCCCAGGGAGGTACCAGATAGAGGATGAACGCAACTCTTCGTCCCTCCAGCTCATCATCGTGACA
The sequence above is a segment of the Labeo rohita strain BAU-BD-2019 chromosome 7, IGBB_LRoh.1.0, whole genome shotgun sequence genome. Coding sequences within it:
- the ogfod1 gene encoding prolyl 3-hydroxylase OGFOD1, which gives rise to MPAKKRQNDPETGKKNKKEKRGELAVINPDLRDDAVQKGMRDAWQRKESYTNGNIHLDCEPFPHCQITNFLQSESFVESLQAELLQLNFNSKSNDLYKFQQSDDLRERKEHHISQIRSVIFGEFRVWLSEVLQVDLEATVDISCAKYEHTDVLLCHDDELEGRRVAFILYLVPPWEVKDGGMLDLFSTDEHCQPVSVVKSLLPCWNSLMFFEVSPVSFHQVAEVLSEEKCRLSLSGWFHGPSLPRPSRYIEPPVPRHTHIPRDESVLFEWVNEMYLDPRYQARVQQEFEESSEICLPSFLQEEKLRQVRSALQSSEIQWERKGPPNKRCYGRADMQSIPSCVQECWELLSSESFFILLSNLTGLRLHYLCGDEDESENEDEKSETDNGGGEGNTQAGGSSTDAAASSTEKKEKGPPTCVGELRRWAHGDYTLLHDSVKREYALDLQLHMGCAGWKSEFGGFTSYIAHDEDEELLTVYPEDNSLALVYRDKDTLKFIKHINNSSSSQLSSQNTMAFYDFSFNYYE
- the fbxl8 gene encoding F-box/LRR-repeat protein 8, with protein sequence MDLPEEILAHIFSFLSLQDKCNAFTVCKAWSNIMTHPSSWKDTEVRCESGTTVPDRYSALLPLVRNLKLRMCLTDPANRKTALQVLRQAVARGDGRLEGLSISCVGNTPLFYAGQDLQQGLVDILTNGSSLTVLDLRGVPFTLSDSFVRSVAMLCPALHSLYINNHSLVCGVNAETLRQVLKCCRSLNVLGVFQASLSQDVFKDLMLPERPALKKLELRCERSLKYTVSLCDQIWLELKLRHPHLWVELVLDHTLPELHVPGVLQPNIPVRCLRLLTWTLLLDEIRIVRQSYAKTLEILEVQTIPSAELNAELIALAKQCIRLQEVHCYCVVSQEVITAFITNCPNLCRYTLKTHKEPHPWSPNNLQ